The following coding sequences lie in one Miscanthus floridulus cultivar M001 chromosome 9, ASM1932011v1, whole genome shotgun sequence genomic window:
- the LOC136481378 gene encoding receptor-like protein EIX2, protein MVASMHRLAAAMLVLLCCCCLFLATQQQQLQPAAGGSRASPSCIPHERDALLAFKHGVTRDPGGVLSSWRRDGRHDEQDCCRWRGVRCSNRTGHVHELRLGSTFPQDLVGQISLSLLALDHLEHLDLSGNDLAGPTGRLPEFLGSLKNLKYLNLSGIPFYAGVPPQLGNLSRLQYLDLSFMGGMNSTDLSWLTHIPSIQYLYLDGVDLSTVADWPRVMNMLPSLRTLHLSGCSLASANQSLPHLNLTNLEELDASLNSFHHPMVTSWFWNITSLRFLYLSYTSMYGQFPDALGDMTSLQVLDLSDIYDDYDYQDDDKNMRSMITNLKNLCNLEVLSLESTLLYGDVAELFRNLPRCSPNKLQEFDLGSNHLTGMLPRWMGQFMSLVVLNLGCNYITGHVPYEVGKLSNLTHLDLKRNKLDCTITEEHFASARSLQYIDLSCNALKIEISSDWQPPSTLEYVSFASCQMGPLFPRWLQWNVSITYLDISSAGIADRIPQRFSDAFSNVWFMNISNNQLNGTLPADMGSMSLQELYLSSNKLTGQIPTLPPNIRTLDLSNNFLSGPLPSATRSANLRRLSLFSNRLTGHIPESYCKYQQLFVLDLSNNFLEGEPPLCLGVTECMEFVALSNNSLSGKFPSFLQKLTNVQFLDLSRNKFSGRLPMWIGSLTSLRVILLSHNKFFGSIPMNITNLSCLQYMDLNNNKISGSLPIYLSNLKFMTNTSMMGWYNGVAIIDSHLNSLSTVWKGQELNYGSIQRVLDTSMTSIDLSSNDLTGEIPEEIVVLDELVNLNLSRNHLTGVIPKKIGEMQSLQSLDLSRNMLSGEIPATVSNLTFLSYLELSYNDLTGRIPSGVQLDTLYAEYPSMYIGNIGLCGHPLQNKCSSERHAPKQGVLGRTEEGYGIPFFYLGLGCGFVVGTWIAFGVLLFKRNWRIACFRLSDKLYDKVYVIVATWARARQTQTD, encoded by the coding sequence ATGGTTGCCTCCATGCATCGCCTAGCTGCTGCCATGCTCGTgttgctctgctgctgctgcttgttcctcgccacgcagcagcagcagctccagcCAGCCGCCGGTGGTTCCAGAGCGAGCCCGAGCTGCATACCACACGAGAGGGACGCCCTGCTGGCATTCAAGCACGGCGTCACCCGCGACCCTGGCGGCGTCCTCAGCTCGTGGCGGCGAGACGGTCGCCACGACGAGCAAGACTGCTGCCGGTGGAGAGGCGTCCGGTGCAGCAACCGAACTGGCCACGTCCACGAGCTTCGACTTGGAAGCACCTTCCCACAAGATTTGGTCGGCCAGATAAGTCTTTCTTTGCTTGCTCTGGATCACCTAGAGCACCTTGACCTCAGCGGGAATGATCTAGCAGGGCCAACGGGTCGTCTTCCCGAGTTCTTGGGCTCTCTAAAGAATCTCAAGTATCTTAACCTCTCTGGCATACCATTCTACGCTGGCGTGCCTCCCCAGCTTGGTAACTTGTCAAGGCTGCAGTATCTGGATCTATCATTTATGGGAGGCATGAACTCGACGGATCTCTCATGGTTAACACACATTCCTTCCATACAATATCTTTACTTGGACGGAGTGGACCTCAGCACAGTAGCGGATTGGCCTCGTGTCATGAATATGCTTCCTTCTTTGAGGACCCTCCATCTTTCCGGCTGCTCTCTTGCAAGCGCAAACCAGTCGCTGCCACACCTGAACCTTACAAATCTCGAGGAGCTCGATGCCTCCCTGAACTCCTTCCACCATCCAATGGTGACCAGCTGGTTCTGGAACATAACAAGCCTTAGATTCCTTTACCTCAGCTACACTAGTATGTACGGTCAATTTCCTGATGCTCTTGGAGACATGACATCCCTGCAAGTCCTTGATCTTTCAGATATTTATGATGATTATGATTatcaagatgatgacaagaacatGCGCAGCATGATCACGAATCTTAAGAACCTATGCAATTTGGAGGTCCTGAGCCTTGAATCCACTCTCTTATATGGTGACGTAGCTGAGCTGTTTAGGAATCTACCTCGATGTTCACCCAACAAATTGCAAGAATTCGACCTCGGTTCGAACCATTTAACCGGGATGTTACCAAGATGGATGGGGCAATTCATGAGCTTGGTTGTTCTGAATCTAGGTTGCAACTACATCACAGGACATGTTCCATATGAGGTTGGTAAGCTTAGTAATCTGACCCATCTTGATCTAAAGAGAAATAAACTGGATTGCACCATAACTGAGGAACACTTTGCTAGTGCAAGGAGCTTGCAATATATAGACTTGTCATGTAATGCCCTCAAGATTGAGATCAGCTCGGACTGGCAACCACCATCTACATTAGAGTATGTATCCTTTGCATCCTGCCAGATGGGCCCACTGTTTCCTAGGTGGCTTCAGTGGAATGTGAGCATCACCTATCTTGATATCTCGAGTGCAGGTATTGCTGATAGGATTCCACAACGGTTCTCCGATGCCTTTTCAAATGTTTGGTTCATGAACATCTCCAACAATCAACTCAACGGAACTTTGCCGGCTGATATGGGCTCCATGTCACTTCAGGAACTCTACCTCAGTTCAAACAAATTAACTGGTCAGATACCCACGCTGCCACCAAACATACGTACCTTGGACTTGTCCAATAACTTCTTGTCAGGACCTCTGCCCTCTGCTACTAGATCCGCCAATCTAAGACGGCTTTCTCTGTTCTCCAACCGACTCACTGGTCATATTCCCGAATCTTATTGTAAATATCAACAATTATTTGTGTTGGACTTATCCAACAATTTTTTGGAGGGAGAACCACCGTTGTGCCTCGGGGTAACGGAATGTATGGAATTTGTCGCCTTAAGTAACAATAGTTTGTCAGGAAAGTTCCCGTCTTTTCTGCAAAAATTGACAAATGTGCAGTTCCTAGATTTGTCTAGGAACAAATTCTCTGGAAGATTGCCAATGTGGATTGGAAGCTTAACATCATTAAGAGTTATACTATTAAGTCACAACAAGTTCTTTGGTAGCATTCCAATGAACATCACAAACCTTTCTTGCCTTCAGTACATGGATCTAAATAACAATAAAATATCAGGCTCTCTGCCGATCTACCTATCAAATCTTAAATTTATGACAAACACATCCATGATGGGTTGGTATAACGGCGTTGCAATAATTGATTCTCATCTTAATAGTTTGTCTACGGTCTGGAAGGGGCAGGAATTGAACTATGGTTCCATTCAAAGAGTTTTGGACACAAGTATGACGAGCATTGATTTATCTTCAAATGACTTAACCGGTGAAATTCCAGAAGAAATAGTTGTTCTTGATGAGCTTGTGAATTTGAATCTATCAAGGAACCACTTGACTGGAGTTATTCCAAAGAAGATCGGGGAAATGCAATCACTGCAATCATTGGACCTCTCGAGGAacatgctttcaggggaaataccAGCCACTGTATCAAATCTGACGTTCTTAAGTTACTTGGAATTATCATACAACGATCTTACAGGAAGAATTCCATCGGGAGTACAGCTTGATACCTTGTATGCAGAGTATCCATCTATGTACATTGGCAACATCGGTCTTTGTGGACATCCTCTTCAAAACAAATGCTCGAGCGAGCGTCATGCACCAAAGCAGGGTGTCCTAGGAAGAACTGAAGAAGGTTATGGGATACCATTCTTTTATCTTGGACTCGGGTGCGGCTTTGTGGTTGGTACATGGATTGCATTTGGTGTTTTGTTGTTCAAGAGAAACTGGAGAATTGCTTGCTTTCGACTCTCGGACAAGTTGTACGACAAAGTATATGTCATTGTTGCTACATGGGCAAGAGCAAGACAAACACAAACTGATTAG